One genomic window of Streptomyces sp. WP-1 includes the following:
- a CDS encoding cytochrome P450, translating into MDRQAVDLGEFGDAFRRDPHPVYAMLRERGPVHRIRIPHADEDYETWLVVGYEEARAALADPRLAKDGTKIGVTFLDQELIGRDLLATDPPQHTRLRGLVTRAFTMRRVEQLRPRVQRITDELLDEMLSPGSAGRADLIAALAYPLPLTVICELLGVPEMDRTEFRKISTQVVAPTDHGSEREAIDRLGEYLTELIEDKRRSGVTGDLLGDLVRTTAEDGDRLSAEELRGMAFLLLIAGHETTVNLIGNGVLALLTHPDQLAALRADMSLIDGVVEETLRWEGPVENATFRYAAEPLELGGVRIEKGEHVMVGLTAAQRDGARFPAPERFDIRRDTRGHLAFGHGLHYCLGAPLARLEGRVALSALLERAPGLALDGPHDEWLPGMLMRGLRTLPVRW; encoded by the coding sequence ATGGACCGACAGGCAGTGGATCTGGGGGAGTTCGGGGACGCGTTCCGGCGCGACCCCCATCCGGTGTACGCCATGCTGCGCGAGCGGGGCCCGGTGCACCGGATCCGGATACCCCACGCGGACGAGGACTACGAGACCTGGCTCGTCGTGGGGTACGAGGAGGCGCGCGCCGCCCTCGCCGACCCCCGGCTCGCCAAGGACGGCACGAAGATCGGCGTGACCTTTCTCGACCAGGAGCTGATCGGCAGAGATCTGCTGGCCACCGACCCGCCCCAGCACACCCGGCTGCGCGGCCTCGTCACCCGGGCCTTCACCATGCGCCGGGTCGAGCAACTGCGCCCGCGCGTCCAGCGGATCACCGACGAGCTGCTGGACGAGATGCTGTCGCCGGGCAGCGCCGGCCGCGCCGACCTCATCGCCGCCCTCGCCTACCCGCTGCCCCTCACCGTCATCTGCGAACTGCTCGGCGTCCCCGAGATGGACCGCACCGAGTTCCGCAAGATCTCCACCCAGGTGGTCGCCCCGACCGACCACGGGTCCGAGCGCGAGGCGATCGACCGGCTCGGCGAGTACCTCACCGAACTGATCGAGGACAAGCGCCGCTCCGGGGTCACCGGCGACCTCCTCGGCGACCTGGTCCGCACCACCGCCGAGGACGGCGACCGGCTCTCGGCCGAGGAGCTGCGCGGCATGGCCTTCCTGTTGCTCATCGCGGGCCACGAGACCACGGTCAACCTCATCGGCAACGGCGTCCTCGCCCTGCTCACCCACCCCGATCAGCTCGCCGCCCTGCGCGCCGACATGAGCCTGATCGACGGCGTGGTCGAGGAGACGCTGCGCTGGGAGGGCCCGGTGGAGAACGCCACGTTCCGGTACGCGGCCGAACCGCTGGAGCTCGGGGGCGTCCGCATCGAGAAGGGCGAGCACGTGATGGTCGGCCTCACCGCCGCCCAGCGCGACGGCGCCCGCTTCCCCGCCCCCGAGCGCTTCGACATCCGCCGCGACACCCGCGGCCACCTCGCCTTCGGCCACGGCCTCCACTACTGCCTGGGCGCACCCCTGGCCCGCCTGGAGGGCCGCGTCGCCCTCTCCGCCCTGCTGGAGCGCGCCCCCGGCCTCGCCCTGGACGGCCCGCACGACGAGTGGCTGCCGGGCATGCTGATGCGCGGCCTGCGGACCCTGCCGGTGCGCTGGTAG
- a CDS encoding ribonuclease domain-containing protein, whose protein sequence is MRIPPRAARIGAAAAVLSALLVGGTVSATTADASVVSAASVGSICHSDLPSQADDTLDLIAQGGPYPYSQDGTVFSNREGVLPSRSSGYYHEYTVVTPGAPTRGTRRIITGERSQEDYYTSDHYETFDLIDFDC, encoded by the coding sequence ATGCGAATCCCCCCACGCGCCGCTCGTATCGGCGCCGCTGCCGCAGTCCTGTCCGCACTCCTCGTCGGCGGCACCGTCTCCGCCACCACGGCGGACGCGTCCGTCGTCTCCGCCGCCTCCGTCGGCAGCATCTGCCACAGCGACCTGCCGTCGCAGGCCGACGACACCCTCGACCTCATCGCCCAGGGCGGCCCCTATCCCTACTCGCAGGACGGCACGGTCTTCTCCAACCGCGAGGGCGTCCTGCCCAGCCGGTCCTCGGGCTACTACCACGAGTACACCGTGGTGACCCCCGGCGCCCCCACCCGCGGCACCCGCCGCATCATCACCGGTGAGCGCAGCCAGGAGGACTACTACACCTCCGACCACTACGAGACGTTCGACCTGATCGACTTCGACTGCTGA